In Neorhizobium sp. NCHU2750, a single genomic region encodes these proteins:
- a CDS encoding Txe/YoeB family addiction module toxin — protein MKLVWTPNSWEEYEFWQKTDMQMVEKINDLIRNAKRTPFQGLGKPEPLKGDLAGFWSRRISGEHRFVYRVAGSANAQQIEIIQCRFHYRKW, from the coding sequence ATGAAGCTCGTTTGGACGCCCAATTCCTGGGAGGAATACGAGTTTTGGCAGAAAACCGACATGCAGATGGTCGAAAAAATCAACGACCTGATCAGGAATGCCAAGAGAACACCGTTTCAAGGGCTCGGCAAGCCTGAGCCACTTAAGGGTGACCTGGCCGGTTTTTGGTCTAGGCGCATCTCAGGCGAACATCGATTTGTCTACCGCGTTGCGGGCTCGGCGAACGCTCAACAGATAGAAATCATCCAGTGCCGCTTCCATTACCGAAAATGGTAG
- the glgB gene encoding 1,4-alpha-glucan branching protein GlgB: MRYERAELMTGMVQEGLQALAEGRHGDPFSILGRHQYGDLTVVRALLPGALSVSVIESETGRVMAELEPIHEAGIFAGLVGSPSPYRLRIEWPDAVQETEDPYSFGPLLGELDLHLIGQGTHYELGRTLGAIPMEVDGVEGVRFSVWAPNARRVSVVGDFNAWDGRRNPMRLRPQAGIWELFIPRLTHGERYKFELLDSHGNLLPQRADPVARSSEAAPSTASIVASSKPFRWHDGDWMEKQAQDRSRDGAMSVYEVHLGSWVRISEESNRSLDWVELSQRLIPYAQSLGFTHIEMLPIMEHPFGGSWGYQPLGLFAPTGRYGTPEDFAYFVDRCHQVGIGVILDWVPAHFPTDVWGLARFDGTALYEHEDPREGFHKDWNTLIYNLGRNEVKGFIIASALEWLEHFHVDALRVDAVASMLYRDYSRNEGEWIPNQYGGRENFESVEFFKHLNSIIHDRCPHAFTVAEESTAWPGVTKRPEDGGLGFDFKWNMGWMHDTLHYISDDPVYRKYHHGGMTFGMIYAYSERFMLPISHDEVVHGKGSMLGKMPGDSWQKLANLRAYYGFMWGHPGKKLLFMGQEIAQEGEWNHDGSVVWDLLDRPEHAGVQLLIRDLNRLYAAEPALQFGDLHPEGFQWAVADDAENSVYGMLRSSQDRSTHVLVMSNMTPVPRHGYRVGVPEEGRWQVVLNTDAAVYGGSNFGQAEAWGERVPAHGKPFSVTLDLPALSTVFLVWRR, translated from the coding sequence ATGAGATATGAACGCGCAGAGCTGATGACAGGAATGGTGCAGGAAGGGCTGCAGGCGCTGGCCGAAGGACGGCATGGCGACCCGTTCTCCATTCTCGGGCGACACCAATATGGCGACCTCACCGTGGTGCGCGCGCTTCTGCCGGGTGCATTGTCCGTCTCGGTGATCGAAAGCGAGACCGGCCGCGTGATGGCGGAGCTGGAGCCGATCCATGAGGCGGGCATCTTCGCCGGCCTCGTCGGCAGTCCTTCTCCCTATCGCCTGCGGATCGAATGGCCGGATGCGGTGCAGGAGACGGAAGATCCCTATAGCTTCGGCCCGCTTCTCGGCGAACTCGACCTGCACCTGATCGGCCAGGGCACCCATTACGAGCTCGGCCGCACGCTCGGCGCGATCCCGATGGAGGTGGACGGGGTGGAGGGCGTGCGGTTTTCCGTCTGGGCGCCAAATGCCAGGCGCGTGTCCGTCGTCGGCGACTTCAATGCCTGGGACGGGCGGCGCAACCCGATGCGGCTTCGCCCTCAGGCGGGCATCTGGGAATTGTTCATTCCCCGCCTCACCCATGGCGAGCGCTACAAGTTCGAGCTGCTCGACAGCCACGGAAACCTTCTGCCGCAGCGCGCCGACCCGGTGGCGCGGTCTTCGGAGGCCGCACCGTCTACCGCCTCGATCGTCGCATCGTCAAAGCCATTTCGCTGGCATGACGGCGACTGGATGGAGAAGCAGGCGCAGGACCGCAGCCGTGATGGCGCGATGTCAGTCTATGAGGTGCATCTCGGCTCCTGGGTGCGCATTTCCGAGGAGAGCAACCGGTCGCTCGACTGGGTGGAACTCAGCCAGAGGCTGATCCCCTATGCGCAATCGCTCGGCTTCACCCATATCGAAATGCTGCCGATCATGGAGCATCCGTTCGGCGGTTCCTGGGGTTACCAGCCGCTCGGCCTGTTTGCGCCCACCGGGCGCTACGGCACGCCGGAGGATTTCGCCTATTTCGTCGACCGCTGCCACCAGGTCGGTATCGGCGTCATCCTCGACTGGGTGCCGGCGCATTTCCCGACCGATGTGTGGGGGCTTGCCCGTTTCGACGGCACGGCGCTCTACGAGCATGAAGACCCGCGCGAGGGGTTCCACAAGGACTGGAACACGCTGATATACAATCTCGGCCGCAACGAGGTGAAGGGCTTCATCATCGCCTCGGCACTGGAATGGCTCGAGCATTTCCATGTGGATGCACTGCGCGTCGATGCGGTGGCCTCGATGCTTTATCGCGACTACAGCCGCAACGAAGGCGAATGGATCCCCAACCAGTATGGCGGGCGGGAGAATTTCGAATCCGTCGAGTTCTTCAAGCACCTGAACAGCATCATCCATGACCGCTGCCCGCATGCCTTCACCGTGGCGGAAGAATCCACCGCATGGCCGGGGGTGACGAAGCGGCCGGAAGACGGCGGGCTCGGCTTCGATTTCAAATGGAACATGGGATGGATGCATGACACGCTGCATTACATTTCCGATGATCCGGTCTATCGCAAATATCACCATGGCGGCATGACCTTCGGGATGATCTATGCCTATTCGGAGCGCTTCATGCTGCCGATCTCCCATGACGAGGTGGTGCATGGCAAAGGCTCGATGCTCGGCAAGATGCCGGGCGACAGCTGGCAGAAGCTCGCCAATCTCAGGGCCTATTACGGTTTCATGTGGGGGCATCCCGGCAAGAAGCTCCTGTTCATGGGACAGGAGATCGCACAGGAGGGCGAGTGGAACCATGACGGATCGGTGGTCTGGGATCTGCTCGACCGGCCGGAACATGCCGGCGTCCAGTTGCTGATCCGCGATCTGAACCGGCTTTACGCGGCCGAGCCGGCGCTGCAGTTCGGCGACCTTCACCCGGAAGGCTTTCAATGGGCGGTGGCGGACGATGCGGAAAACTCGGTCTATGGCATGCTGCGTTCGTCGCAGGACCGATCAACGCATGTGCTGGTCATGTCGAACATGACGCCGGTGCCGCGCCACGGCTACCGGGTCGGCGTGCCGGAGGAAGGCCGTTGGCAGGTGGTGCTGAACACCGACGCGGCGGTCTATGGCGGATCGAATTTCGGGCAGGCGGAAGCCTGGGGTGAGCGGGTTCCGGCACATGGGAAGCCGTTCTCGGTGACGCTCGACCTGCCGGCGCTGTCTACCGTGTTCCTGGTGTGGCGAAGGTAG
- the treS gene encoding maltose alpha-D-glucosyltransferase, which translates to MTNSLSEVIEQPQAEANDPLWYKDAIIYQLHVKSFHDSNGDGIGDFRGLTEKLDHIASLGANAIWLLPFFPSPRRDDGYDIADYGNVSPDYGTMEDFRAFVDAAHERGIRVIIELVINHTSDQHPWFQRARQAPAGSPERDFYVWSDTDQKFPETRIIFLDTEKSNWTWDPVAGAYYWHRFYSHQPDLNFDNPAVLDELLEVMRYWADTGIDGFRLDAIPYLIEREGTNNENLAETHDILKRIRAALDESHPGKMLLAEANQWPEDTREYFGDGDECNMAFHFPLMPRMYMAIAKEDRFPITDIMRQTPEIPENCQWAIFLRNHDELTLEMVTDEERDYLWNTYAADRRARINLGIRRRLAPLMERDRRRIELMNALLLSMPGTPVIYYGDEIGMGDNIYLGDRDGVRTPMQWSPDRNGGFSKGDPARLVLPPVMDPLYGYEAVNVEAQGADAHSLLNWTRRMLALRNRHPAFGRGSLRFLTPGNRKIMAYLREHDGETILCVANLSRLPQAVELDLSQFEGSVPIELTGMSPFPPVGQLTYLLTLPPYGFFWFQLSQESDGPSWRKAPPEQVQDMVTMVVRRDLQELIDQPKLAETMSSEVLPGYLTMRRWFGSKGQILNHASLVSATPLPFANNILLGELEADIAGRMDSYLLPLAVSWDDSFPTALAQQLAMARLRQGRRVGFLTDGFAHESFAHAILRGLSERAVITGRTGALEFIGTDHLDKLDITDDLPVHWLSAEQSNSSLIVGDLAMVKLIRHIFPGIHPEVEMTRHLTKVGYRNTAQLLGEVARTGPDGTRHTLIIVQKAIRNQGDAWNWMLGHLRRSIDEIVVTGLENGDADEHFKPLVDFAATIGTRLGELHVALAENTDDEAFSPEWGTKEDVAAARRAVADQIGQSLTILEGTLPGLEGEMAEIARSLITRRDELMALASRLTEATGGTLKTRHHGDFHLGQILVAESDAYIIDFEGEPTKTLGERRAKTNPLRDVAGLLRSLSYLAAAADMDREVVSEVDDIRHRQLTTRFTELAEAAFLGAYFTAVEKSDPLMQSNENRDRVLDLFLLEKAAYEVAYEVRSRPHWLPLPLAGFSAIASRLLETDR; encoded by the coding sequence ATGACCAACAGCTTGTCCGAGGTGATCGAGCAGCCGCAGGCGGAGGCGAACGATCCGCTCTGGTACAAGGATGCGATCATCTACCAGCTGCATGTGAAGTCGTTTCACGATTCGAACGGCGACGGCATCGGCGACTTCAGGGGGCTGACGGAAAAGCTCGACCACATCGCCTCGCTCGGCGCCAATGCGATCTGGCTCCTGCCGTTCTTCCCCTCGCCACGGCGCGACGACGGCTATGACATTGCGGACTACGGCAATGTGAGCCCCGACTACGGCACGATGGAGGATTTTCGCGCCTTCGTCGATGCCGCCCATGAACGCGGGATCCGGGTGATCATCGAGCTTGTCATCAACCACACGTCCGACCAGCATCCGTGGTTCCAGCGGGCGCGGCAGGCACCGGCGGGTTCGCCCGAGCGGGATTTCTATGTCTGGTCCGACACCGACCAGAAGTTTCCCGAAACCCGGATCATCTTCCTCGATACGGAAAAGTCGAACTGGACCTGGGATCCGGTGGCCGGCGCCTATTACTGGCACCGCTTCTATTCGCACCAGCCGGATCTCAATTTCGACAACCCGGCGGTGCTGGACGAGCTACTCGAGGTGATGCGCTACTGGGCCGATACCGGGATAGACGGGTTCCGGCTCGACGCCATTCCCTATCTCATCGAGCGGGAGGGCACGAATAACGAGAACCTTGCCGAGACGCACGATATCCTGAAGCGCATCCGTGCGGCGCTGGACGAAAGCCATCCCGGCAAGATGCTGCTTGCCGAGGCCAACCAGTGGCCGGAGGATACGCGCGAATATTTCGGCGATGGCGACGAATGCAACATGGCGTTCCATTTCCCGCTGATGCCGCGCATGTATATGGCGATCGCCAAGGAAGACCGGTTCCCGATCACCGACATCATGCGCCAGACGCCTGAAATCCCGGAAAACTGCCAATGGGCGATCTTCCTTCGAAACCATGACGAGCTGACGCTGGAAATGGTGACCGACGAGGAACGCGACTATCTGTGGAACACCTATGCCGCAGACCGTCGCGCCCGCATCAATCTCGGTATCCGCAGACGTCTTGCGCCCCTGATGGAGCGCGACCGGCGGCGGATCGAGCTGATGAACGCGCTGCTCCTTTCCATGCCCGGCACGCCGGTGATCTATTACGGCGACGAGATCGGCATGGGCGACAATATCTATCTCGGCGACCGCGACGGGGTGCGCACGCCGATGCAATGGTCGCCGGACCGCAATGGCGGGTTTTCCAAGGGCGACCCGGCCCGCCTCGTGCTGCCGCCGGTGATGGACCCGCTCTACGGTTATGAGGCCGTCAATGTCGAGGCGCAGGGGGCGGATGCGCATTCGCTGTTGAACTGGACCCGGCGGATGCTGGCGCTGCGCAACCGGCACCCGGCTTTCGGTCGTGGCTCGCTTAGATTTCTCACCCCCGGCAACCGCAAGATCATGGCCTATCTGCGCGAGCATGACGGGGAGACGATCCTTTGCGTCGCCAATCTCTCGCGCCTGCCGCAGGCGGTGGAGCTCGATCTTTCGCAGTTCGAGGGATCGGTGCCGATCGAGCTCACCGGCATGTCGCCCTTCCCGCCGGTCGGTCAATTGACCTATCTCCTGACGCTGCCGCCCTACGGATTCTTCTGGTTCCAGCTGTCGCAGGAATCCGATGGCCCGAGCTGGCGCAAGGCACCGCCGGAACAGGTGCAGGACATGGTGACCATGGTGGTGCGCCGCGACCTGCAGGAGCTGATCGACCAGCCGAAGCTCGCCGAGACGATGTCGAGCGAGGTGCTGCCCGGTTATCTGACCATGAGGCGCTGGTTCGGCTCCAAGGGGCAGATCCTGAACCATGCCTCGCTCGTCTCGGCAACGCCGCTGCCCTTTGCCAACAACATCCTGCTTGGGGAACTGGAGGCGGATATTGCCGGGCGCATGGACAGCTACCTGCTGCCGCTTGCCGTTTCCTGGGACGACAGTTTTCCGACGGCGCTTGCCCAGCAGCTTGCCATGGCGCGGCTAAGGCAAGGTCGGCGCGTCGGCTTCCTCACCGACGGGTTCGCGCATGAGAGCTTTGCCCATGCCATCCTGCGCGGCCTGTCGGAGCGGGCGGTGATTACCGGACGGACGGGTGCCCTGGAATTCATCGGCACCGACCATCTCGACAAGCTCGACATCACCGACGACCTGCCGGTGCACTGGCTTTCGGCCGAGCAGTCGAACAGTTCGCTGATCGTCGGCGACCTCGCCATGGTCAAGCTGATCCGCCACATCTTCCCCGGCATCCACCCGGAAGTGGAGATGACGCGGCACCTTACCAAGGTCGGATACCGCAACACGGCGCAGCTTCTCGGCGAGGTTGCGCGTACCGGGCCGGATGGCACGCGGCACACGCTGATCATCGTGCAGAAGGCGATCCGCAACCAGGGTGACGCCTGGAACTGGATGCTGGGTCACCTGCGTCGCTCGATCGACGAGATCGTCGTCACCGGCCTCGAAAACGGTGATGCCGACGAGCATTTCAAGCCACTCGTCGACTTTGCCGCAACGATCGGAACGCGGCTCGGCGAATTGCATGTTGCGCTCGCCGAAAATACCGATGACGAGGCCTTCAGCCCCGAATGGGGCACGAAGGAGGATGTCGCAGCCGCACGTCGGGCGGTCGCCGACCAGATCGGCCAGAGCCTCACCATTCTCGAAGGCACGCTGCCGGGGCTGGAGGGCGAGATGGCGGAGATCGCCAGATCGCTGATTACCCGCCGCGACGAGCTGATGGCGCTTGCCAGCCGGCTGACCGAGGCGACCGGTGGTACGTTGAAGACGCGCCATCACGGCGATTTCCATCTCGGCCAGATCCTGGTTGCGGAAAGCGACGCCTATATCATCGACTTCGAGGGCGAGCCGACCAAGACGCTTGGCGAGCGGCGGGCAAAGACCAATCCGCTGCGCGATGTTGCCGGGCTGCTCAGGTCGCTGAGCTATCTGGCAGCCGCTGCCGACATGGACCGCGAAGTGGTGAGCGAGGTGGACGATATTCGCCATCGCCAGTTGACGACGCGCTTTACCGAACTGGCGGAAGCCGCCTTCCTTGGCGCCTACTTTACCGCCGTCGAAAAGTCCGATCCGCTGATGCAGTCGAACGAGAACCGCGACCGGGTGCTCGATCTCTTCCTGCTCGAAAAGGCGGCTTACGAAGTGGCCTATGAGGTGCGCAGCCGCCCGCATTGGCTGCCGCTTCCGCTTGCCGGTTTTTCGGCGATCGCCTCCCGACTCCTGGAGACTGACCGATGA
- a CDS encoding alpha-1,4-glucan--maltose-1-phosphate maltosyltransferase: MNTRPQFVSRIPLTDLPPQIYYVHPLALAGITAWEEMFGHARDLGFDTVLSGPLFHRGKGTSVFTAADFDRLDPALGLGRDPVEAIAALVAAAGRHELKFMLDLVIDQVAVDDAHETAIAADPRLKPQQNGGRRIDFLAETRQIDSWRGRLEAFAGAGVAGFRCLGIGRVASEVWHDMIAHTRRAKPDTIFVAWTPGSPFAARRALAGTGMDGSFSSLAWWDMEERWIMDEYQIQRDLGYQIAFPEAPFGRRIAHGTDGCEILKRKAIRSLKLASTFTSGLMIPMGFEYGISLPLDPLYGDGSGLRGLKDQSSYDLSADIREITAQTNKSAAGFARRPLKLVSASQGPVVGLFQTDEEDSRASEKMRVVLLNRDLRKTAPAPFNLLRVAASPFLPLIAPEDESAVFDAKLRLKPGEIRIFEGYVSEPIVDAVPVPAAGEAAATPRLAIEKITPSVDNGRFVVKRVVGDVLKVEADIFGDGHDPLSAALIYRCADDEDWQEAPMQLVTNDRWQAEFVLKRMGRHEFAVEGWRNPFQIFRYEFTKKHEAGLDLRLEIQEGINLVLDALDHASGELKPKLQNLFDRLTSEEDRQRTQTLLLPETATLMARADRRPHRVRSQIIPVDAERTAASFASWYQIFPRSQSGDQNRHGTFDDVIARLPAIREMGFDVLYFPPIHPIGKTNRKGKNNTLTPGPDDPGSPYAIGSTEGGHADIHPQLGTFDDFRRLVDAAADHGLEIALDLAIQASPDHPWLKSHPGWFEWRPDGTIRYAENPPKKYEDIVNVDFYACEAVPSLWTELRDVVQKWVDHGVRLFRVDNPHTKPFPFWEWLIADIRSRHPDVVFLSEAFTKPKVMYRLAKVGFSQSYTYFTWRNAKWELEQYMREITTEEPKEFFRPHFFVNTHDINPDFLQNAPRPAYLIRAALAATLSGLWGVYNGFELCEGRPDLKRKEYADSEKYEIRAWDYDRPGNIKGEIAFLNRIRRENPALHSHLGLQLLTAWNDNIMFFEKASAGRENVLLIAVNLDPYNAHEADVEIPLWSWNLSDHASLQLEDLIAGNRFTWTGKIQRLRLDPQAGLPFAIWRVR; this comes from the coding sequence ATGAACACGCGCCCGCAATTTGTATCCCGAATTCCGCTGACAGACCTGCCACCGCAGATCTATTACGTGCATCCGCTCGCGCTTGCCGGCATCACTGCATGGGAGGAGATGTTCGGCCATGCCCGCGACCTCGGCTTCGATACCGTGCTCTCGGGGCCGCTGTTTCATCGGGGCAAGGGTACGAGCGTGTTCACGGCGGCGGATTTCGATCGCCTCGATCCCGCGCTTGGCCTCGGCCGCGATCCGGTCGAGGCGATTGCGGCGCTGGTTGCGGCAGCCGGCAGGCATGAGCTGAAATTCATGCTCGACCTCGTCATCGATCAGGTTGCCGTCGATGACGCCCACGAAACCGCCATTGCCGCCGATCCGAGGCTGAAGCCGCAGCAAAATGGGGGCCGCAGGATCGATTTCCTCGCCGAGACGCGGCAGATCGACAGCTGGCGCGGCCGGCTTGAAGCATTTGCGGGCGCTGGTGTCGCCGGCTTCCGCTGCCTCGGCATCGGCCGTGTCGCATCGGAGGTCTGGCATGACATGATTGCCCATACAAGGCGCGCCAAGCCGGATACGATATTCGTCGCCTGGACACCGGGCAGCCCGTTTGCCGCGCGCAGGGCGCTTGCCGGGACCGGCATGGACGGCAGTTTCTCCTCTCTTGCCTGGTGGGACATGGAGGAGCGCTGGATCATGGACGAATACCAGATCCAGCGCGATCTCGGTTATCAGATCGCCTTTCCCGAGGCGCCGTTCGGCAGGCGCATCGCGCATGGCACGGATGGCTGCGAGATCCTCAAGCGCAAGGCGATCCGTTCGCTCAAGCTCGCCTCGACCTTTACGAGCGGACTGATGATCCCGATGGGGTTTGAATATGGCATATCGCTGCCGCTCGATCCGCTTTATGGCGACGGCTCGGGATTGCGCGGGCTCAAAGACCAGAGTTCCTACGATCTCTCGGCGGATATCCGCGAGATCACCGCCCAGACCAACAAGAGCGCCGCAGGGTTTGCCCGCCGCCCGCTGAAGCTGGTTTCGGCGAGCCAGGGGCCTGTCGTCGGGCTGTTCCAGACCGACGAGGAGGATAGCCGTGCGTCAGAAAAGATGCGCGTCGTGCTTCTCAACCGCGATCTGCGCAAGACGGCTCCGGCGCCCTTCAATCTGCTGCGCGTGGCTGCCTCCCCTTTCCTGCCGCTGATCGCACCGGAGGACGAAAGCGCGGTCTTCGATGCGAAACTGAGGCTCAAGCCTGGCGAGATCCGCATCTTCGAAGGCTATGTGTCGGAACCGATCGTCGATGCCGTGCCGGTGCCGGCTGCAGGCGAGGCCGCAGCTACGCCGCGGCTGGCGATCGAGAAGATCACGCCCTCAGTCGACAACGGGCGTTTCGTGGTGAAGCGCGTCGTCGGCGACGTGTTGAAGGTCGAGGCCGATATTTTCGGCGACGGTCACGATCCGCTCTCCGCCGCGCTCATCTATCGCTGCGCCGATGACGAGGACTGGCAGGAAGCGCCGATGCAACTCGTCACCAACGACCGCTGGCAGGCGGAGTTCGTGCTGAAGCGGATGGGGCGGCACGAATTTGCCGTCGAGGGATGGCGGAACCCGTTCCAGATTTTTCGCTACGAGTTCACCAAGAAGCATGAGGCAGGGCTCGACCTGAGGCTCGAGATCCAGGAGGGCATCAATCTGGTGCTAGACGCGCTGGATCATGCGAGCGGCGAGCTGAAGCCCAAGCTGCAAAACCTGTTCGACCGGCTGACCTCCGAAGAGGACAGGCAGCGGACCCAGACCCTACTTCTGCCGGAAACGGCGACGCTGATGGCCAGGGCCGATCGGCGGCCGCATCGGGTGCGCTCGCAGATCATTCCCGTGGATGCAGAGCGGACGGCGGCGAGTTTTGCCAGCTGGTACCAGATCTTTCCGCGGTCGCAGAGCGGCGACCAGAACCGCCACGGCACGTTCGACGATGTGATCGCAAGGCTACCGGCCATTCGCGAGATGGGTTTCGACGTCCTCTATTTCCCGCCGATCCACCCGATCGGCAAGACCAACCGCAAGGGCAAGAACAACACGCTGACGCCCGGTCCGGACGATCCCGGCAGCCCCTATGCGATCGGATCGACGGAAGGCGGACATGCCGATATTCATCCGCAGCTCGGCACGTTCGACGACTTTCGCCGGCTGGTGGATGCCGCGGCCGATCACGGGCTGGAGATCGCGCTCGATCTCGCCATCCAGGCCTCGCCGGATCACCCGTGGCTCAAATCGCACCCGGGCTGGTTCGAGTGGCGGCCGGACGGGACGATCCGTTATGCGGAAAACCCGCCGAAGAAATACGAAGACATCGTCAATGTCGATTTCTACGCCTGCGAGGCCGTGCCGTCGCTTTGGACCGAGCTGCGCGACGTGGTGCAGAAGTGGGTCGATCACGGGGTCAGGCTGTTCCGCGTAGACAATCCGCACACCAAGCCGTTTCCCTTCTGGGAATGGCTGATTGCCGATATCCGTTCGCGCCATCCCGACGTGGTGTTCCTGTCGGAAGCCTTCACCAAGCCGAAGGTGATGTACCGGCTCGCCAAGGTCGGCTTCTCGCAGTCCTATACCTATTTCACCTGGCGCAATGCCAAGTGGGAGCTCGAGCAATATATGCGCGAGATCACCACCGAAGAGCCGAAGGAGTTCTTCCGGCCGCATTTCTTCGTCAACACCCACGACATCAACCCGGACTTTCTGCAGAACGCGCCGCGTCCGGCCTATCTGATCCGCGCCGCTCTCGCCGCAACGCTGTCCGGCCTCTGGGGCGTCTATAACGGTTTCGAGCTGTGCGAAGGCCGGCCGGATTTGAAGCGCAAGGAATATGCGGATTCGGAGAAATACGAGATCCGCGCCTGGGATTACGACCGGCCCGGCAATATCAAGGGCGAGATCGCGTTTTTGAACCGCATCCGCCGCGAGAACCCGGCACTGCATTCGCATCTCGGCCTGCAGCTTCTGACCGCGTGGAACGACAACATCATGTTCTTCGAGAAGGCGAGTGCCGGACGCGAAAACGTGCTGCTGATCGCCGTCAATCTCGATCCATACAATGCACATGAGGCGGATGTCGAAATTCCGCTCTGGTCGTGGAACCTCTCCGACCACGCTTCACTTCAACTGGAAGACCTGATCGCCGGCAACCGGTTCACCTGGACAGGAAAGATCCAGCGCCTGCGGCTCGATCCGCAGGCAGGACTGCCGTTCGCCATATGGCGCGTCAGATAA
- a CDS encoding Gfo/Idh/MocA family oxidoreductase, which translates to MAKLQVAMIGLGMAAGHHARALLDLADQVECVAAYSQTEARRQAFAAQYPIPVVDSLEAIFANPAIDAVLILTPPSSHLELVERAVAAGKHILLEKPLDISLERAEAIVNLAEEAGVKLGVVLQNRFRPAALALDLLVLTGRLGSLVEASAAIRNWRPQSYYDVEGRGTRARDGGGVLLTQGIHTIDLLLSYAGTPKDVASFVRTTPIHRMETEDLVTAAFSYESGAIGTLNATTAAYPGLPDRIELIGTQGTAVLSGDTLDASFIDGTVAQVGGETSIGSGADPMAFGHDMHRALIGNFLASVRGEDTLRVTGGDALRAQRFIEQILIASR; encoded by the coding sequence ATGGCGAAATTGCAGGTGGCGATGATCGGTCTCGGCATGGCGGCGGGCCACCACGCCCGCGCATTGCTCGATCTTGCCGATCAGGTCGAATGCGTCGCGGCCTATAGCCAGACCGAGGCACGCCGCCAGGCCTTTGCCGCGCAATACCCGATCCCGGTCGTCGACAGTCTGGAGGCGATCTTCGCCAATCCGGCAATCGATGCGGTGCTGATCCTGACGCCGCCCTCCAGCCATCTGGAACTGGTCGAGCGTGCGGTGGCGGCCGGCAAGCATATCCTTCTCGAAAAGCCGCTCGACATCAGCCTCGAGCGCGCCGAGGCGATCGTCAACCTTGCCGAAGAGGCCGGCGTGAAGCTCGGTGTTGTGCTGCAGAACCGCTTCCGGCCCGCAGCGCTGGCACTCGACCTTCTCGTCCTGACCGGCCGCCTCGGATCGCTGGTCGAGGCATCCGCCGCCATCCGCAACTGGCGGCCGCAGAGCTATTACGATGTCGAGGGCAGGGGAACGCGCGCAAGGGACGGCGGCGGGGTGCTGCTCACCCAGGGCATTCACACGATCGACCTGCTGCTGAGCTATGCCGGCACGCCGAAGGACGTCGCCTCCTTCGTCCGCACCACGCCGATCCACAGGATGGAGACCGAGGATCTGGTCACCGCCGCATTCTCCTATGAAAGCGGCGCGATCGGCACGCTCAACGCGACGACCGCGGCCTATCCGGGCCTGCCGGATCGCATCGAACTGATCGGCACGCAAGGCACGGCCGTGCTTTCCGGCGATACGCTGGATGCTTCCTTCATCGATGGCACGGTGGCGCAGGTGGGCGGCGAGACGAGCATCGGCAGCGGCGCCGACCCGATGGCCTTCGGTCACGACATGCATCGCGCCCTGATCGGCAATTTTCTCGCCTCAGTCAGGGGTGAGGACACTTTGCGCGTCACCGGCGGCGATGCCTTGCGCGCCCAGCGCTTCATCGAGCAGATCTTGATTGCAAGCCGCTGA
- a CDS encoding BrnA antitoxin family protein: MPKTESRFPDITDEEEARIHQAAEEDQDNPPLTDAKLASMRPFREVFPEMAAEMEKAIAARGRPKIEAPKVAVTLRLDPDVLDRFKASGKDWRSRMAEELRKAAGL; encoded by the coding sequence ATGCCGAAGACTGAATCCCGTTTCCCCGATATTACCGACGAAGAAGAGGCGCGAATCCATCAGGCTGCCGAAGAGGATCAGGACAATCCGCCTTTGACGGACGCGAAACTGGCAAGCATGCGCCCGTTCCGCGAGGTCTTCCCGGAAATGGCAGCAGAGATGGAGAAGGCGATTGCCGCGCGCGGCCGGCCGAAGATCGAGGCACCGAAGGTTGCGGTGACGCTGCGGCTCGATCCCGACGTGCTCGACAGGTTCAAGGCCTCGGGCAAGGACTGGCGAAGCCGCATGGCCGAGGAGTTGCGCAAGGCGGCCGGTTTGTAA
- a CDS encoding BrnT family toxin, which yields MVKFVWDEIKRQRNIRLHGLDFAVVASDFDFLEALIEPSYSAADGRPRYTAIGPMGGDLTTVVFSMMGREAISIISARRASRKERKRYAED from the coding sequence ATGGTCAAGTTTGTCTGGGATGAGATAAAGCGTCAGAGGAACATCCGGCTGCACGGCCTGGATTTTGCCGTGGTGGCTTCGGACTTCGACTTTTTGGAAGCATTGATCGAACCCAGTTATTCGGCTGCGGATGGACGACCGCGATATACGGCGATCGGACCGATGGGCGGTGATCTGACGACGGTCGTCTTTTCGATGATGGGTCGCGAGGCCATTTCGATCATCAGCGCACGGCGCGCCAGCCGGAAAGAAAGGAAACGCTATGCCGAAGACTGA